Proteins found in one Aethina tumida isolate Nest 87 chromosome 1, icAetTumi1.1, whole genome shotgun sequence genomic segment:
- the LOC109594654 gene encoding zinc finger protein Xfin, with protein MEVAMPMTGSAMDCYEDMFKEITRKLYGEDGLPELTNDRLTTSSQDRGLTPIDYDVDTPILKPEEHLTAFGLAALMQNGFPPTGILNPNFQSHKSSVPSGIGINSGLEDKWVTNDDTLQWTQSKIATYNPIQKLFRCVECDCVGYLPRVAEHWLGTHSNLRAFHCSQCPYESAWARCVRMHLSRQHNINTDESCDILTKNNPVLKEINNYLQRLKNKLESNCIKQQSNTQVVDEFQTVNSSNLHLSNVQGSSPTTTEQTNNTNKRYSCTYCPYATDRRDLFTRHENIHREEKPFQCYVCQKQFNRADHVKKHFLRMHREHPYDLNRIRRHPPKNASGMSYYQKYNSTQANPAESLNTLNSLSIPNGFNNLTRTQPTSTRVTNDIKTSTGKTGTITKSNGKKKGEKRFTCCYCSWSGVDNWCLKRHMNTHLKPFVCGLCDYKAARSERLATHVLKVHNKRACGKCSFLADDLTQLTSHQQEHHPLEQRNRSSGSNVLRTTSFNNTSSSTNQNPTASNSGVCSSNTSTLKSHDLSAAAALIQQHSNRFLQTDSKPWKSHTPKQHGAARLFNYMEASDGSEPESDSRGADDMSRINLSHRIQSDFHEAGDVGSQVDEENCDEMELPLFFCSTCGCEFEDDMSLETHQFTHRHNATSPDSKENVDPDKKYKCCICDAHFDNQSAIMTHMLAHSSLATKPIYNNVSSNSKSRRKQSRPKKIVLPFWDSDEVEVLRHLNGKLRKWKSALSNTKGNCRKLVDKYMAQLVTRRGLICIYCKNNGLSRYHTRGSLALHYFWRHAKKRFKCEHCSMQFRHRYQCVLHSSRVHTDQSQTSTSVPTMTNKEPTPLVHTDSACSSQDTNPYFSNPQTVPDTSANTHKLGMSFFDHSFIHSPNVLNNHMPIIIPTFPPN; from the exons ATGGAGGTGGCCATGCCCATGACGGGTTCCGCCATGGATTGTTACGAAGATATGTTTAAAGAGATAACAAGAAAACTTTACGGTGAAGATGGTTTACCTGAACTAACCAACGACCGATTAACAACATCAAGTCAGGACCGTGGTTTGACGCCAATTGACTATGATGTGGATACTCCTATTTTGAAGCCGGAAGAACACCTGACAGCATTCGGTTTAGCAGCCCTGATGCAAAATGGCTTCCCCCCAACCGGAATCTTGAATCCGAACTTTCAAAGTCACAAATCATCTGTACCAAGCGGAATAGGCATTAATTCAGGTTTGGAAGATAAATGGGTGACAAACGATGATACATTGCAGTGGACTCAATCCAAGATTGCTACGTACAATCCCATACAAAAGTTATTCAGGTGCGTTGAATGTGATTGTGTGGGGTACCTTCCTAGAGTGGCCGAACATTGGTTGGGTACCCATTCGAACTTAAGAGCATTTCACTGTTCCCAATGTCCCTATGAAAGTGCTTGGGCGCGATGTGTCAGGATGCACTTAAGTCGACAGCACAACATAAATACAGATGAATCTTGTGATATTTTAACGAAAAATAATCCGGtactaaaagaaataaataactatttacaAAGGCTAAAGAACAAATTAGAGTCAAATTGcataaaacaacaaagtaaCACCCAAGTTGTGGACGAATTTCAAACGGTGAACTCCTCAAACTTGCATTTGTCAAATGTCCAAGGAAGTTCACCAACAACCACTGAACAAACGAATAATACCAACAAAAGATACAGTTGTACGTACTGTCCTTATGCAACTGACAGAAGAGATCTGTTTACCAGGCACGAAAATATTCACAGAGAAGAAAAGCCATTCCAGTGTTACGTTTGTCAAAAACAATTCAACCGTGCCGACCACGTTAAGAAACATTTCTTAAGGATGCACAGGGAGCATCCCTACGACCTCAACAGAATCAGACGACATCCACCTAAAAATGCATCCGGCATGTCTTACTACCAAAAATATAACTCAACACAAGCAAATCCAGCCGAAAGTCTTAACACATTGAACTCCTTATCCATTCCAAATGGATTCAACAATTTAACCAGAACCCAACCGACAAGCACACGAGTGACCAACGACATAAAAACAAGCACCGGTAAAACGGGAACAATAACTAAAAGCAACGGGAAAAAGAAGGGGGAGAAGAGATTCACTTGTTGTTATTGTTCCTGGTCGGGTGTTGACAACTGGTGTCTAAAAAGACACATGAATACGCATTTGAAACCATTCGTTTGTGGACTCTGCGATTACAAAGCGGCAAGATCGGAAAGGCTCGCCACGCATGTCCTGAAAGTTCACAACAAGAGGGCTTGTGGTAAATGCAGTTTTCTAGCGGATGATCTCACTCAACTGACCAGTCACCAACAAGAACATCA TCCACTGGAACAAAGAAACCGTTCCAGTGGCAGTAACGTCCTTCGTACAACAAGTTTTAACAATACGTCGTCGTCAACAAATCAAAATCCAACCGCTTCAAACAGTGGAGTGTGTAG TTCTAATACATCGACGCTGAAATCTCATGATTTAAGTGCCGCCGCTGCACTGATACAACAACACAGCAATCGATTTCTCCAAACTGATTCAAAGCCATGGAAGAGTCATACACCGAAGCAACACGGAGCAGCAAGACTGTTTAACTACATGGAGGCCAGTGACGGTTCCGAACCGGAATCAGATTCGCGGGGTGCTGACGACATGAGTCGAATTAACTTAAGCCATAGGATTCAGTCGGATTTTCATGAAGCGGGAGATGTTGGTAGCCAGGTGGACGAAGAAAATTGTGACGAAATGGAACTTCCACTATTCTTCTGTTCAACATGTGGTTGCGAATTTGAAGATGATATGTCGTTGGAAACACATCAGTTTACGCATCGCCACAATGCCACATCTCCCGATTCAAAAGAAAATGTCGATCCAGATAAGAAATACAAATGTTGTATATGTGATGCGCATTTTGATAATCAATCTGCAATTATGACTCATATGTTGGCTCACTCCAGTTTGGCGACCAAACCGATATACAATAATGTCTCTAGTAATTCAAAAAGCCGGAGAAAGCAGAGTCGACCTAAAAAGATTGTGTTACCGTTTTGGGATTCAGATGAAGTAGAAGTATTACGACACTTAAACGGCAAACTCCGCAAATGGAAAAGTGCCCTTTCAAATACAAAAGGAAACTGTAGAAAGTTGGTAGATAAATATATGGCACAGCTGGTAACTAGACGTGgacttatttgtatttactgtaAAAACAATGGTTTGAGTCGTTACCATACAAGAGGTAGTCTagctttacattatttttggaGGCATGCTAAAAAGAGGTTCAAGTGTGAACACTGCTCCATGCAATTTCGACATAGATATCAGTGCGTTCTACACAGTAGTCGTGTTCACACCGATCAAAGTCAAACGTCTACATCTGTGCCTACCATGACAAACAAAGAACCAACCCCATTAGTACATACAGACTCGGCATGTTCTTCGCAAGACACTAACCCCTATTTCTCGAATCCTCAAACAGTACCTGATACTTCTGCTAATACTCACAAGTTAGGCATGTCTTTCTTCgatcattcattcattcattctcCAAACGTGTTGAACAATCACATGCCAATTATTATTCCAACTTTTCCACCAAACTAA
- the LOC109608894 gene encoding DNA-directed RNA polymerase III subunit RPC4 isoform X1, whose protein sequence is MEEKLLKNLIKNEKPGGNRLKSIRMPRDLNLGGTKPKKVYTPNLNVVRNKDKNKEFIKKNEPKQRGRASLDKSKTNTRQSQYVQSSGVFADGMGADTVRFRDRRSNIRDNEERSSMAVPTIKKDQKWEVNKVNEDRVIDDIMGNDNEDSDDEKLSLKPVTWCEQDFKLPPAAPKLTIKSEEPTITRFSKYDSFDPLTEFREDCYSDDNPNLSIWNLPESFAGKGFSDDPKVTKVLDYPLSMMLEGQIGKLVIRKSGKMQVQIGNVMYDLESADSNPTKEDIVSISDNGGKLNASVLGPIQNRFILNPNWEMLLKQS, encoded by the exons atggaagaaaaattactaaaaaacctaataaaaaatgaaaaaccgGGGGGAAATCGTCTAAAATCTATTAGAATGCCAAGAGATTTGAATTTAGGAGGCACGAAACCAAAGAAAGTTTACACGCCTAACCTCAATGTAGTCAGAAACaaggataaaaataaaga attcattaagaAAAATGAACCAAAACAAAGGGGACGTGCCTCCCTTGAcaaatcaaaaacaaacacCAGGCAATCTCAATATGTACAATCAAGTGGTGTATTTGCGGATGGTATGGGTGCAGATACGGTGAGATTTAGAGACAGAAGATCAAATATCAGAGACAATGAAGAAAGGAGTAGTATGGCAGTTCCAACTATTAAAAAAGATCAAAAATGGGAAGTGAATAAGGTAAATGAAGATCGTGTGATTGATGACATTATGGGAAATGATAATGAAGACAGTGATGACGAGAAATTAAGCCTTAAACCAGTTACTTGGTGTGAACAAGATTTTAAGTTACCTCCAG CAGCTCCAAAATTGACTATTAAAAGTGAAGAACCAACCATCACGCGATTTAGTAAAT ATGATTCATTTGATCCCTTAACAGAGTTCAGAGAAGACTGTTATAGTGATGATAATCCCAATCTATCAATTTGGAAT TTACCTGAGTCATTTGCTGGTAAAGGCTTCAGTGATGACCCAAAAGTTACTAAAGTATTAGACTATCCACTATCTATGATGTTAGAAGGCCAAATTGGGAAATTAGTTATAAGGAAATCAGGAAAAATGCAGGTTCAAATAGGAAATGTGATGTATGATTTAGAATCTGCAGATTCAAATCCAACGAAAGAG gaTATTGTCAGTATTTCAGATAATGGAGGAAAATTAAACGCCAGCGTTTTAGGGCCAATTCAAAATAGGTTCATATTAAATCCAAACTGGGAAATGCTTTTAAAGCAAAGTTGA
- the LOC109608894 gene encoding DNA-directed RNA polymerase III subunit RPC4 isoform X3, translated as MEEKLLKNLIKNEKPGGNRLKSIRMPRDLNLGGTKPKKVYTPNLNVVRNKDKNKEFIKKNEPKQRGRASLDKSKTNTRQSQYVQSSGVFADGMGADTVRFRDRRSNIRDNEERSSMAVPTIKKDQKWEVNKVNEDRVIDDIMGNDNEDSDDEKLSLKPVTWCEQDFKLPPDDSFDPLTEFREDCYSDDNPNLSIWNLPESFAGKGFSDDPKVTKVLDYPLSMMLEGQIGKLVIRKSGKMQVQIGNVMYDLESADSNPTKEDIVSISDNGGKLNASVLGPIQNRFILNPNWEMLLKQS; from the exons atggaagaaaaattactaaaaaacctaataaaaaatgaaaaaccgGGGGGAAATCGTCTAAAATCTATTAGAATGCCAAGAGATTTGAATTTAGGAGGCACGAAACCAAAGAAAGTTTACACGCCTAACCTCAATGTAGTCAGAAACaaggataaaaataaaga attcattaagaAAAATGAACCAAAACAAAGGGGACGTGCCTCCCTTGAcaaatcaaaaacaaacacCAGGCAATCTCAATATGTACAATCAAGTGGTGTATTTGCGGATGGTATGGGTGCAGATACGGTGAGATTTAGAGACAGAAGATCAAATATCAGAGACAATGAAGAAAGGAGTAGTATGGCAGTTCCAACTATTAAAAAAGATCAAAAATGGGAAGTGAATAAGGTAAATGAAGATCGTGTGATTGATGACATTATGGGAAATGATAATGAAGACAGTGATGACGAGAAATTAAGCCTTAAACCAGTTACTTGGTGTGAACAAGATTTTAAGTTACCTCCAG ATGATTCATTTGATCCCTTAACAGAGTTCAGAGAAGACTGTTATAGTGATGATAATCCCAATCTATCAATTTGGAAT TTACCTGAGTCATTTGCTGGTAAAGGCTTCAGTGATGACCCAAAAGTTACTAAAGTATTAGACTATCCACTATCTATGATGTTAGAAGGCCAAATTGGGAAATTAGTTATAAGGAAATCAGGAAAAATGCAGGTTCAAATAGGAAATGTGATGTATGATTTAGAATCTGCAGATTCAAATCCAACGAAAGAG gaTATTGTCAGTATTTCAGATAATGGAGGAAAATTAAACGCCAGCGTTTTAGGGCCAATTCAAAATAGGTTCATATTAAATCCAAACTGGGAAATGCTTTTAAAGCAAAGTTGA
- the LOC109608894 gene encoding DNA-directed RNA polymerase III subunit RPC4 isoform X2, producing MEEKLLKNLIKNEKPGGNRLKSIRMPRDLNLGGTKPKKVYTPNLNVVRNKDKNKEFIKKNEPKQRGRASLDKSKTNTRQSQYVQSSGVFADGMGADTVRFRDRRSNIRDNEERSSMAVPTIKKDQKWEVNKVNEDRVIDDIMGNDNEDSDDEKLSLKPVTWCEQDFKLPPAPKLTIKSEEPTITRFSKYDSFDPLTEFREDCYSDDNPNLSIWNLPESFAGKGFSDDPKVTKVLDYPLSMMLEGQIGKLVIRKSGKMQVQIGNVMYDLESADSNPTKEDIVSISDNGGKLNASVLGPIQNRFILNPNWEMLLKQS from the exons atggaagaaaaattactaaaaaacctaataaaaaatgaaaaaccgGGGGGAAATCGTCTAAAATCTATTAGAATGCCAAGAGATTTGAATTTAGGAGGCACGAAACCAAAGAAAGTTTACACGCCTAACCTCAATGTAGTCAGAAACaaggataaaaataaaga attcattaagaAAAATGAACCAAAACAAAGGGGACGTGCCTCCCTTGAcaaatcaaaaacaaacacCAGGCAATCTCAATATGTACAATCAAGTGGTGTATTTGCGGATGGTATGGGTGCAGATACGGTGAGATTTAGAGACAGAAGATCAAATATCAGAGACAATGAAGAAAGGAGTAGTATGGCAGTTCCAACTATTAAAAAAGATCAAAAATGGGAAGTGAATAAGGTAAATGAAGATCGTGTGATTGATGACATTATGGGAAATGATAATGAAGACAGTGATGACGAGAAATTAAGCCTTAAACCAGTTACTTGGTGTGAACAAGATTTTAAGTTACCTCCAG CTCCAAAATTGACTATTAAAAGTGAAGAACCAACCATCACGCGATTTAGTAAAT ATGATTCATTTGATCCCTTAACAGAGTTCAGAGAAGACTGTTATAGTGATGATAATCCCAATCTATCAATTTGGAAT TTACCTGAGTCATTTGCTGGTAAAGGCTTCAGTGATGACCCAAAAGTTACTAAAGTATTAGACTATCCACTATCTATGATGTTAGAAGGCCAAATTGGGAAATTAGTTATAAGGAAATCAGGAAAAATGCAGGTTCAAATAGGAAATGTGATGTATGATTTAGAATCTGCAGATTCAAATCCAACGAAAGAG gaTATTGTCAGTATTTCAGATAATGGAGGAAAATTAAACGCCAGCGTTTTAGGGCCAATTCAAAATAGGTTCATATTAAATCCAAACTGGGAAATGCTTTTAAAGCAAAGTTGA
- the LOC109608735 gene encoding prolyl endopeptidase isoform X1: protein MYMTANILKSRALLSSVFTRTMAFKYPEVARDESVVDDYFGTQVKDPYRWLEDPDSEKTQAFVDAQNALTRPYLDSCPYKEKLREHITKLWNYPKSSIPFRHGDKYYQHRNTGLQNQSVIYVLDDLKSEGKIFLDPNTFSDDGTVALSNTAFSEDGKTFAYGLSTSGSDWIEIKFLNVETGENYKEVLKKVKYSSLTWMHDNKGFFYGAYLDQTGKADGSETKSSENQKLYYHLLGTDQSQDIVVVEFEDPQLRMSAHVSDCGKYLVVTPIKGCKNNLLYYAELRDDYKVEGKLDLKPIVTEFNADYEYITNNDRKFYFRTNKNAANYRVVMIDLDKPEEEAWEDLIPENPKDVLDWAHIVNNNMLVVCYLKDVKNVMQIHDLISGKKLYDFKLDVGTIGGISGKRKHTEMFYSFGSFLTPNIVHQVTFDNDKIEDTVYHETKVGDLDPSIYETQQVFYTSKDGTKIPMFIINKKGLVKDGTKPCLLYGYGGFNVNLTPSFGVSRLIFINHFDGIFALANIRGGGEYGDNWHNGGRFENKQNCFDDFQYAAKYLVEQKYTSVDKLTIQGGSNGGLLVAACINQTPELFGAAICQVGVLDMLRYHKFTIGYAWKSDYGCSEVEDQFKYLYKYSPLHNIKVPENGQYPSTLLLTADHDDRVVPLHSLKFIAQLQHQVGRAESQKNPLLIRIETRAGHGAGKPTSKIIDEVTDTFCFIGRSLNLNFKD, encoded by the exons atgtataTGACcgcaaatattttgaaatcccG AGCACTGCTTAGTAGCGTTTTTACCAGAACTATGGCATTTAAATATCCAGAAGTTGCAAGGGATGAATCTGTAGTGGATGACTACTTTGGTACTCAG gttaaGGATCCTTACCGGTGGCTGGAGGATCCAGATTCTGAAAAGACTCAGGCATTTGTAGATGCCCAAAACGCCCTTACACGTCCGTACCTTGACAGTTGTCCCTACAAGGAGAAGCTCAGGGAACACATAACTAAATTATGGAATTATCCTAAATCCTCAATACCATTCCGTCATGGGGATAAATACTATCAGCACAGGAACACTGGTTTACAGAACCAAAGTGTCATTTATGTACTTGATGACTTGAAATCtgaaggaaaaatatttttggatcCAAACACTTTTTCTGATGATGGAACTGTGGCACTGTCCAATACTGCTTTTTCTGAAGATGGAAAAACATTTGCTTACGGTCTCAGTACTAGTGGATCAGATTGGATTGAgatcaaatttttgaatgtgGAAACTggtgaaaattataaagaagttttgaaaaaagttaaatattcatCACTAACTTGGATGCATGATAACAAAGGCTTTTTCTATGGT gcgTATTTGGATCAAACTGGAAAAGCCGATGGATCTGAAACAAAATCAAGTGAAAATCAAAAGCTTTACTACCATTTGTTAGGAACTGATCAATCTCAGGATATAGTTGTAGTAGAATTTGAAGACCCTCAACTTAGAAT GTCTGCTCATGTGTCTGATTGTGGAAAATACTTGGTTGTGACTCCCATTAAAGGctgcaaaaataatttattgtattatgcTGAACTTCGAGATGATTACAAAGTTGAAGGAAAGTTGGATTTGAAACCTATTGTAACAGAATTTAATGCCGATTATGAg tatattacAAACAACGATAGAAAATTCTACTTCCGTACCAACAAAAATGCTGCTAATTACAGAGTTGTTATGATTGATTTGGATAAACCAGAAGAAGAGGCATGGGAAGACTTAATACCAGAAAATCCTAAAGATGTTTTAGACTGGGcacatattgttaataataatatgttggTGGTTTGTTACTTAAAAGACGTGAAG AACGTAATGCAAATTCACGATCTAATATCAGGCAAGAAATTGTACGACTTTAAACTGGATGTGGGAACGATTGGAGGCATTTCCGGAAAGAGAAAACACACTGAAATGTTTTACAGCTTTGGTTCATTCCTCACACCCAACATTGTTCATCAAGTTACCTTTGATAACGATAAAATTGAAGATACG gttTACCATGAGACAAAAGTGGGTGATTTGGACCCATCAATCTATGAGACTCAGCAAGTATTTTATACCAGTAAAGATGGAACAAAGATtccaatgtttattattaacaaaaaaggtTTAGTCAAAGATGGAACTAAACCATGCTTGCTGTATGGATATGGAGGATTTAATGTTAACTTAACTCCGTCTTTTGGTGTCTCCagactaatatttataaatcattttgacGGCATTTTTGCACTAGCTAATATTAGGGGCGGagg tgaatATGGTGATAATTGGCACAATGGAGGCCGCtttgaaaacaaacaaaactgcTTTGATGATTTCCAATATGCAGCCAAATATTTAGTAGAACAAAAATACACTAGTGTAGATAAACTAACAATTCAGGGTGGATCAAATGGCGGATTATTGGTGGCGGCGTGTATAAATCAAACACCCGAACTTTTTGGTGCTGCCATATGCCAAGTTGGAGTCTTAGATATGCTGAGATACCATAAATTTACCATTGGTTATGCTTGGAAGTCTGACTATGGGTGTTCTGAAGTTGAAGatcaatttaagtatttatataaatactcaCCACTTCACAATATTAAAGTTCCAG AAAACGGTCAATATCCATCAACTTTGTTACTGACAGCAGATCATGATGATCGTGTAGTACCTTTGCattctttgaaatttattgctCAACTCCAACACCAAGTTGGGAGAGCAGAAAGCCAAAAGAATCCACTTTTGATTCGCATTGAAACAAGAGCAGGACATGGTGCAGGAAAACCAACTTCCAAAATC ATTGATGAAGTAACTGATACATTCTGCTTCATTGGTAGATCCTTGAATTTGAACTTTAAAGACTAG
- the LOC109608735 gene encoding prolyl endopeptidase isoform X2, with the protein MAFKYPEVARDESVVDDYFGTQVKDPYRWLEDPDSEKTQAFVDAQNALTRPYLDSCPYKEKLREHITKLWNYPKSSIPFRHGDKYYQHRNTGLQNQSVIYVLDDLKSEGKIFLDPNTFSDDGTVALSNTAFSEDGKTFAYGLSTSGSDWIEIKFLNVETGENYKEVLKKVKYSSLTWMHDNKGFFYGAYLDQTGKADGSETKSSENQKLYYHLLGTDQSQDIVVVEFEDPQLRMSAHVSDCGKYLVVTPIKGCKNNLLYYAELRDDYKVEGKLDLKPIVTEFNADYEYITNNDRKFYFRTNKNAANYRVVMIDLDKPEEEAWEDLIPENPKDVLDWAHIVNNNMLVVCYLKDVKNVMQIHDLISGKKLYDFKLDVGTIGGISGKRKHTEMFYSFGSFLTPNIVHQVTFDNDKIEDTVYHETKVGDLDPSIYETQQVFYTSKDGTKIPMFIINKKGLVKDGTKPCLLYGYGGFNVNLTPSFGVSRLIFINHFDGIFALANIRGGGEYGDNWHNGGRFENKQNCFDDFQYAAKYLVEQKYTSVDKLTIQGGSNGGLLVAACINQTPELFGAAICQVGVLDMLRYHKFTIGYAWKSDYGCSEVEDQFKYLYKYSPLHNIKVPENGQYPSTLLLTADHDDRVVPLHSLKFIAQLQHQVGRAESQKNPLLIRIETRAGHGAGKPTSKIIDEVTDTFCFIGRSLNLNFKD; encoded by the exons ATGGCATTTAAATATCCAGAAGTTGCAAGGGATGAATCTGTAGTGGATGACTACTTTGGTACTCAG gttaaGGATCCTTACCGGTGGCTGGAGGATCCAGATTCTGAAAAGACTCAGGCATTTGTAGATGCCCAAAACGCCCTTACACGTCCGTACCTTGACAGTTGTCCCTACAAGGAGAAGCTCAGGGAACACATAACTAAATTATGGAATTATCCTAAATCCTCAATACCATTCCGTCATGGGGATAAATACTATCAGCACAGGAACACTGGTTTACAGAACCAAAGTGTCATTTATGTACTTGATGACTTGAAATCtgaaggaaaaatatttttggatcCAAACACTTTTTCTGATGATGGAACTGTGGCACTGTCCAATACTGCTTTTTCTGAAGATGGAAAAACATTTGCTTACGGTCTCAGTACTAGTGGATCAGATTGGATTGAgatcaaatttttgaatgtgGAAACTggtgaaaattataaagaagttttgaaaaaagttaaatattcatCACTAACTTGGATGCATGATAACAAAGGCTTTTTCTATGGT gcgTATTTGGATCAAACTGGAAAAGCCGATGGATCTGAAACAAAATCAAGTGAAAATCAAAAGCTTTACTACCATTTGTTAGGAACTGATCAATCTCAGGATATAGTTGTAGTAGAATTTGAAGACCCTCAACTTAGAAT GTCTGCTCATGTGTCTGATTGTGGAAAATACTTGGTTGTGACTCCCATTAAAGGctgcaaaaataatttattgtattatgcTGAACTTCGAGATGATTACAAAGTTGAAGGAAAGTTGGATTTGAAACCTATTGTAACAGAATTTAATGCCGATTATGAg tatattacAAACAACGATAGAAAATTCTACTTCCGTACCAACAAAAATGCTGCTAATTACAGAGTTGTTATGATTGATTTGGATAAACCAGAAGAAGAGGCATGGGAAGACTTAATACCAGAAAATCCTAAAGATGTTTTAGACTGGGcacatattgttaataataatatgttggTGGTTTGTTACTTAAAAGACGTGAAG AACGTAATGCAAATTCACGATCTAATATCAGGCAAGAAATTGTACGACTTTAAACTGGATGTGGGAACGATTGGAGGCATTTCCGGAAAGAGAAAACACACTGAAATGTTTTACAGCTTTGGTTCATTCCTCACACCCAACATTGTTCATCAAGTTACCTTTGATAACGATAAAATTGAAGATACG gttTACCATGAGACAAAAGTGGGTGATTTGGACCCATCAATCTATGAGACTCAGCAAGTATTTTATACCAGTAAAGATGGAACAAAGATtccaatgtttattattaacaaaaaaggtTTAGTCAAAGATGGAACTAAACCATGCTTGCTGTATGGATATGGAGGATTTAATGTTAACTTAACTCCGTCTTTTGGTGTCTCCagactaatatttataaatcattttgacGGCATTTTTGCACTAGCTAATATTAGGGGCGGagg tgaatATGGTGATAATTGGCACAATGGAGGCCGCtttgaaaacaaacaaaactgcTTTGATGATTTCCAATATGCAGCCAAATATTTAGTAGAACAAAAATACACTAGTGTAGATAAACTAACAATTCAGGGTGGATCAAATGGCGGATTATTGGTGGCGGCGTGTATAAATCAAACACCCGAACTTTTTGGTGCTGCCATATGCCAAGTTGGAGTCTTAGATATGCTGAGATACCATAAATTTACCATTGGTTATGCTTGGAAGTCTGACTATGGGTGTTCTGAAGTTGAAGatcaatttaagtatttatataaatactcaCCACTTCACAATATTAAAGTTCCAG AAAACGGTCAATATCCATCAACTTTGTTACTGACAGCAGATCATGATGATCGTGTAGTACCTTTGCattctttgaaatttattgctCAACTCCAACACCAAGTTGGGAGAGCAGAAAGCCAAAAGAATCCACTTTTGATTCGCATTGAAACAAGAGCAGGACATGGTGCAGGAAAACCAACTTCCAAAATC ATTGATGAAGTAACTGATACATTCTGCTTCATTGGTAGATCCTTGAATTTGAACTTTAAAGACTAG